In one Macaca fascicularis isolate 582-1 chromosome 6, T2T-MFA8v1.1 genomic region, the following are encoded:
- the GDF9 gene encoding growth/differentiation factor 9 isoform X1: MALPNKFLLWFYCFAWLCFPVSLGSQASGGDAQIAASAELESGATPWSLLQPIDERDRAGLLPPLFKVLSVGRGGAPRLQPDSRALHYMKNLYKTYATKEGIPKSNRSHLYNTVRLFTPCTQHKQVPGDQVTGILPSVDLLFNLDRITTVEHLLKSVLLYTINNSVSFSSAVKCVCNLMIKEPKFSSKTLHRAPYSFTFNSQFEFGKKHKWIEIDVTSLLQPLVASNKRSIHMSINFTCMKDQLEHPSAQNGLFNMTLLVPPSLILYLNDTSAQAYHRWYSLYYKRRPSQGPDQERSLSAYPVGEDAAEDGRSSHHRHRRGQETVSSELKKPLVPASFNLSEYFKQFLFPQNECELHDFRLSFSQLKWDNWIVAPHRYNPRYCKGDCPRAVGHRYGSPVHTMVQNIIYEKLDSSVPRPSCVPAKYSPLSVLTIEPDGSIAYKEYEDMIATKCTCR; encoded by the exons ATGGCGCTTCCCAACAAATTTCTCCTGTGGTTTTACTGCTTTGCCTGGCTGTGTTTTCCTGTTAGCCTTGGTTCTCAGGCTTCTGGGGGAGATGCTCAGATTGCTGCTAGTGCTGAGTTGGAATCTGGGGCTACACCTTGGTCCTTGCTGCAGCCTATAGATGAGAGAGACAGAGCTGGCCTCCTTCCCCCGCTTTTCAAAGTTCTATCTGTTGGGCGAGGTGGGGCACCTAGGCTGCAACCAGACTCCAGAGCTTTGCACTACATGAAGAATCTCTATAAGACATACGCTACCAAGGAAGGGATTCCTAAATCCAATAGAAGTCACCTCTACAATACTGTTCGGCTCTTCACCCCCTGTACCCAGCACAAGCAGGTTCCTGGAGACCAGGTAACAG gaaTCCTTCCATCAGTGGACCTGTTATTTAACCTGGATCGCATTACTACCGTTGAACACTTACTCAAGTCAGTCTTGTTGTACACTATCAACaactcagtttctttttcctctgccgTCAAATGTGTGTGCAACCTAATGATAAAGGAGCCAAAGTTTTCTAGCAAGACTCTCCACAGAGCTCCGTACTCATTTACCTTTAACTCACAGTTTGAATTtggaaagaaacacaaatggaTTGAGATTGATGTGACCAGCCTCCTTCAACCTTTAGTGGCCTCCAACAAGAGAAGTATTCATATGTCTATAAATTTTACATGCATGAAAGACCAGCTGGAGCATCCTTCAGCACAGAATGGTTTGTTTAACATGACTCTTCTGGTTCCCCCATCACTGATCTTATATTTGAATGACACAAGTGCTCAGGCTTATCACAGGTGGTATTCCCTTTACTATAAAAGGAGGCCTTCCCAGGGTCCTGACCAGGAGAGAAGTCTGTCTGCCTATCCTGTGGGAGAAGATGCTGCTGAGGATGGGAGATCTTCCCATCACCGTCACCGCAGAGGTCAGGAAACTGTCAGTTCTGAATTGAAGAAGCCCTTGGTCCCAGCTTCCTTCAATCTGAGTGAATACTTCAAACAGTTTCTTTTTCCCCAAAATGAGTGTGAGCTCCATGACTTTAGACTTAGCTTTAGTCAGCTGAAGTGGGACAACTGGATTGTGGCTCCGCACAGGTACAACCCTCGATACTGTAAAGGGGACTGTCCAAGAGCAGTTGGACATCGGTATGGCTCTCCAGTTCACACCATGGTACAGAACATCATCTACGAGAAGCTGGACTCCTCAGTGCCAAGACCGTCATGTGTACCTGCCAAATACAGCCCCTTGAGTGTTTTGACCATTGAGCCCGATGGCTCAATTGCCTATAAAGAGTATGAAGATATGATAGCTACAAAGTGCACCTGTCGTTAA
- the LEAP2 gene encoding liver-expressed antimicrobial peptide 2 isoform X1 — protein MWHLKLCAVLMIFLLLLGQHLGNDHSSKVCSRVSTLPYLNVFALQTDGSPIPEVSSAKRRPRRMTPFWRGVSLRPIGASCRDDSECITRLCRKRRCSLSVAQE, from the exons ATGTGGCACCTCAAACTTTGTGCAGTCCTCATGATCTTCCTCTTGCTGTTGGGCCAG CATCTGGGGAATGATCATTCTTCCAAGGTGTGCAGCAGGGTGTCAACACTTCCATATCTGAATGTCTTTGCCCTACAGACAGATGGCTCCCCAATACCAGAAGTGAGTTCAGCAAAGAGAAGGCCACGGAGAATGACCCCATTTTGGAGAGGGGTTTCCCTCAGGCCCATTGGAGCCTCCTGCCGGGATGATTCTGAGTGTATCACAAGGCTATGCAG AAAAAGACGCTGTTCCTTAAGTGTGGCCCAGGAATGA
- the LEAP2 gene encoding liver-expressed antimicrobial peptide 2 isoform X2: MWHLKLCAVLMIFLLLLGQTDGSPIPEVSSAKRRPRRMTPFWRGVSLRPIGASCRDDSECITRLCRKRRCSLSVAQE, translated from the exons ATGTGGCACCTCAAACTTTGTGCAGTCCTCATGATCTTCCTCTTGCTGTTGGGCCAG ACAGATGGCTCCCCAATACCAGAAGTGAGTTCAGCAAAGAGAAGGCCACGGAGAATGACCCCATTTTGGAGAGGGGTTTCCCTCAGGCCCATTGGAGCCTCCTGCCGGGATGATTCTGAGTGTATCACAAGGCTATGCAG AAAAAGACGCTGTTCCTTAAGTGTGGCCCAGGAATGA
- the UQCRQ gene encoding cytochrome b-c1 complex subunit 8 has translation MGREFGNLTRIRHVITYSLSPFEQRALPHVFSKGVPNMLRRVRESFFRMVPQFVVFYLIYKWGSEEVEKSKKKNPAAYENDK, from the exons ATGGGCCGCGAGTTTGGGAATCTGACGCGGATTCGGCATGTGATCACCTACAGCTTGTCACCTTTCGAGCAGCGCGCCTTGCCGCACGTTTTCAGTAAAGGAGTCCCCAACATGCTGCGCCGCGTTCGGGAGTCTTTCTTTCGCATGGTGCCGC agtttgtaGTGTTTTATCTTATCTACAAATGGGGGAGTGAAGAGGTCGAGAAATCCAAGAAGAAGAATCCAGCTGCCTATGAAAATGACAAATGA
- the GDF9 gene encoding growth/differentiation factor 9 isoform X2 codes for MIKEPKFSSKTLHRAPYSFTFNSQFEFGKKHKWIEIDVTSLLQPLVASNKRSIHMSINFTCMKDQLEHPSAQNGLFNMTLLVPPSLILYLNDTSAQAYHRWYSLYYKRRPSQGPDQERSLSAYPVGEDAAEDGRSSHHRHRRGQETVSSELKKPLVPASFNLSEYFKQFLFPQNECELHDFRLSFSQLKWDNWIVAPHRYNPRYCKGDCPRAVGHRYGSPVHTMVQNIIYEKLDSSVPRPSCVPAKYSPLSVLTIEPDGSIAYKEYEDMIATKCTCR; via the coding sequence ATGATAAAGGAGCCAAAGTTTTCTAGCAAGACTCTCCACAGAGCTCCGTACTCATTTACCTTTAACTCACAGTTTGAATTtggaaagaaacacaaatggaTTGAGATTGATGTGACCAGCCTCCTTCAACCTTTAGTGGCCTCCAACAAGAGAAGTATTCATATGTCTATAAATTTTACATGCATGAAAGACCAGCTGGAGCATCCTTCAGCACAGAATGGTTTGTTTAACATGACTCTTCTGGTTCCCCCATCACTGATCTTATATTTGAATGACACAAGTGCTCAGGCTTATCACAGGTGGTATTCCCTTTACTATAAAAGGAGGCCTTCCCAGGGTCCTGACCAGGAGAGAAGTCTGTCTGCCTATCCTGTGGGAGAAGATGCTGCTGAGGATGGGAGATCTTCCCATCACCGTCACCGCAGAGGTCAGGAAACTGTCAGTTCTGAATTGAAGAAGCCCTTGGTCCCAGCTTCCTTCAATCTGAGTGAATACTTCAAACAGTTTCTTTTTCCCCAAAATGAGTGTGAGCTCCATGACTTTAGACTTAGCTTTAGTCAGCTGAAGTGGGACAACTGGATTGTGGCTCCGCACAGGTACAACCCTCGATACTGTAAAGGGGACTGTCCAAGAGCAGTTGGACATCGGTATGGCTCTCCAGTTCACACCATGGTACAGAACATCATCTACGAGAAGCTGGACTCCTCAGTGCCAAGACCGTCATGTGTACCTGCCAAATACAGCCCCTTGAGTGTTTTGACCATTGAGCCCGATGGCTCAATTGCCTATAAAGAGTATGAAGATATGATAGCTACAAAGTGCACCTGTCGTTAA